One genomic segment of Scylla paramamosain isolate STU-SP2022 chromosome 9, ASM3559412v1, whole genome shotgun sequence includes these proteins:
- the LOC135103708 gene encoding uncharacterized protein LOC135103708 isoform X9: MRDGGRPKVYKSLRGSQNSGRNSPLVETASRSLTQAPLPTLTRSQAGTTTYMPVLQTETLQQTSTQSHAQSQVQEETNNIESHRHIQSHPQSLIHTPTQPVTHGETHNCTQSQTLIQVTPRVLTQALVYSHPQVLPQVHVSTQSEIHSSSRVQSQSHVHTHLQAPTQSQVLTSTQVHTHTQGSTQINNMSSVCTQSQANPPPPPQVPTQAQIYTHSQSQVHTQVPTSQVLTQAQMHTQPQTHTQTHIHIQPQVHTHAQVHAHSHTHMHLHSDSQLQMQSTPSTETHIPVQSQLQPLPIQAQIPALSQVSLSSNLPDLVDTPQIENSSQKNSEGLEVVHIPVSRHHNSSSANLQELHSSSVTMNDVLSSSSHTQLMHTLTAFPLTDTLNNSINIQQNSATLSPALTHSLTQSQILDALSVERVLLPSRNSLGQAIGSEGSTVEISDLSAIQGQENFTSCPEQPPSTAVVHSVKESEVSKSIDASNLCASQINSQQISAPQLSNLHLLAEDNVDASLSEKVSTATTTTSSIIASNRMLNKLLDSTKPHIPSQVSKAAEIAHLVPNPTARLSSSSSARSGEIDGAEIAFTVSSCGSNSLSSTRSCMASMCTVTTSVTGASGEMGNKALSSSSSDSIFNLPTNFPASSATLVVPTSVSHGQIISQRHIDAVHQALISSQSTPNIGEQHLEGLNTIGLRHFSPTSNMSQNPTVSSCSVSNVSNIAIVLPPDKTARKVVSSFQPSNLTKSFNLMGIPEGLSKGGTLLDTSPRFQNGSCTKSGLITSTDPMFTSVAVTSRCSSPASLGSVITTRSGTTSHEGSGRVKAALSDTRVSHQTLVDLLSRAPASDGVVSSGGTGMSLMCLPDSRLPHTSDVLLSELHRSDESDLSLGATLSSTTGEEIHNASGLATEASLVTGMGGDSAPLQELPSPPLSSFNLPNIAGDFMVNEVSGSKNCHPSQAQLSALLSNLPTTDFDRFLDNSNTSMCIDISLSDSEVSLNAESSFTYSPGKSHVHKKSLSTTASELTFTSALKAVTTKSGSEEGKLPSDHESPCKLLNHEQPASVQELPKSLKVNSVSDTSDSLPTQESLNPIIEKTETPSVNISKTNMKIQNKSQSQRGKRKEVLRKNELLVQQVACYKCRLCSFLNQDKNEMVIHMREHHSQYYSDTEESEEEVGQRATSKKVKVLMPQSECEQPEGTSSNHEAKRSVRVNRENNKKNKTNQESAKERSHLVKEENEDVSGKVGMHIKSEPRDVGEFEGCLIDEEEEENAGLTIELGESVGNITGSEQEYAEEDDTNDSTVTSESVITTTKVSGIQTSQFPGLKNRIGIKRKNAKKSSDDTASIRCDVNGCGVRMKSETNIIYHRKCHVNSMLQCQECLSTKFQGWRDLALHLWRHHLIDMELHKCDKCDYKSYSYSKLMNVHHKIHSDERPSLCDICGKRFKTPKQLRNHKTLHMKKTEAPQHQCEICHRPFSDKRMLRNHQESVHKKVKPFLCNYCGYSTASRSTLKMHMRQHTGEKPFACEKCKYRTSDHNSLRRHKMQHSGVRPYRCPYCDYASIQSTTFKVHLKDKHPGLGRTGRLSSRTGTAE, from the exons aTGAGAGATGGTGGCAGACCCAAGGTGTATAAGAGTCTTCGTGGCAGCCAGAATTCAGGAAGGAATTCACCCTTGGTGGAAACTGCAAGTCGGAGTCTCACACAGGCTCCATTACCCACACTCACTCGTTCCCAGGCTGGCACCACTACCTATATGCCAGTGCTTCAGACTGAAACTCTCCAGCAAACATCAACCCAGTCTCATGCTCAGTCGCAAGTCCAGGAAGAGACTAATAACATAGAATCACACAGACACATCCAATCACACCCTCAATCACTCATTCATACTCCAACCCAGCCAGTCACACATGGAGAGACTCACAACTGTACTCAGTCACAGACACTGATACAGGTGACACCCAGGGTTCTCACCCAGGCTCTTGTATACTCACATCCTCAGGTGCTTCCTCAAGTGCATGTGAGTACACAGTCAGAGATACACTCATCATCACGGGTACAGTCCCAGTCACATGTGCACACTCATTTGCAAGCTCCCACACAGTCTCAAGTTCTCACATCAACACAAGTACACACTCATACCCAGGGAAGCACACAGATAAATAATATGTCATCAGTATGCACACAGTCACAAGCAaatcctccaccacctcctcaggTACCAACACAAGCACAGATTTATACACATTCACAATCTCAGGTACATACACAAGTACCTACATCACAAGTACTCACTCAGGCACAAATGCACACTCAGCCACAGACACATACCCAAACTCACATCCACATACAACCTCAAGTACACACCCATGCTCAGGTGCATGCACACAGTCATACACACATGCACCTACATTCAGACTCCCAGCTACAGATGCAGTCGACTCCCTCAACAGAAACCCACATTCCTGTCCAGTCTCAGCTGCAGCCTTTGCCTATTCAGGCACAGATACCAGCATTATCTCAAGTCTCACTCTCCAGTAATCTGCCCGACTTAGTAGATACTCCACAG ATTGAGAATTCATCACAGAAGAACTCGGAAGGATTAGAAGTTGTTCACATCCCTGTTTCAAGACATCATAATTCCTCTTCTGCCAATCTCCAAGAGCTCCACTCATCTTCTGTCACTATGAATGATGTGCTTTCCAGCAGTTCGCACACACAACTTATGCATACTCTTACTGCATTTCCTTTGACAGATACATTGAATAATTCCATCAATATTCAGCAGAATAGTGCAACTCTCTCACCAGCTCTTACTCATTCTCTTACACAGAGTCAAATCCTGGATGCTCTTAGTGTAGAGAGGGTGCTTTTGCCCTCCAGAAATAGCTTGGGACAGGCAATAGGTAGTGAGGGATCTACAGTGGAGATCAGTGATTTGTCTGCAATTCAAGGACAGGAAAACTTTACTTCCTGTCCAGAGCAACCTCCTTCTACAGCTGTTGTACACTCAGTTAAGGAATCAGAAGTCTCCAAGTCCATAGATGCCTCCAATCTGTGTGCCTCACAGATAAATTCCCAGCAGATAAGTGCACCACAGTTGAGTAATTTGCATCTTTTAGCAGAGGACAATGTTGATGCTTCTCTCTCAGAGAAGGTctccactgctaccactaccacctcatCAATAATTGCTTCCAATCGCATGTTGAACAAACTCCTGGACTCTACCAAGCCTCACATTCCATCCCAGGTGAGCAAGGCAGCTGAGATAGCACATCTTGTGCCGAATCCTACTGCTCGACTCTCTTCCAGCTCTTCTGCTCGATCTGGGGAGATAGATGGTGCAGAAATAGCCTTCACTGTTTCAAGCTGTGGCTCAAATTCACTTAGTTCAACTCGCAGCTGTATGGCCAGCATGTGTACAGTTACTACCAGTGTGACTGGAGCCAGTGGAGAAATGGGAAACAAGGCATTGTCATCTTCATCTAGTGATAGTATCTTCAATTTGCCAACAAACTTTCCTGCTTCGAGTGCTACCCTGGTGGTACCTACTTCTGTCTCCCATGGCCAGATCATATCTCAGAGACATATAGATGCTGTTCATCAAGCTCTGATAAGCTCTCAAAGCACACCCAACATTGGTGAACAACATTTAGAAGGATTAAATACTATTGGTTTAAGACATTTTTCCCCAACATCTAACATGTCCCAAAATCCCACAGTATCCAGCTGCAGTGTGTCTAATGTCAGTAACATTGCCATTGTGTTGCCACCAGACAAAACTGCAAGGAAAGTAGTGTCTAGTTTTCAGCCAAGTAATCTGACTAAATCATTCAACTTGATGGGAATTCCAGAAGGGCTCAGCAAAGGAGGGACTTTGTTGGACACCAGTCCTCGGTTTCAGAATGGTTCCTGCACTAAATCAGGTCTTATTACTTCTACTGATCCTATGTTTACATCTGTGGCAGTTACATCTAGATGCTCTTCCCCAGCTTCTCTTGGttcagtaataacaacaagatCTGGCACTACTTCCCATGAGGGATCAGGGAGGGTTAAGGCTGCTCTCTCAGATACAAGAGTTTCTCATCAGACTCTAGTTGACCTTCTTAGCAGAGCTCCAGCTTCTGATGGAGTAGTTAGTAGTGGTGGAACAGGCATGTCCCTTATGTGTCTGCCTGATTCTCGGCTTCCCCACACTAGTGATGTACTATTGTCAGAGCTTCATCGTAGTGATGAAAGTGACCTAAGCCTTGGGGCTACACTGTCCTCCACCACAGGTGAGGAAATCCACAATGCAAGTGGCCTGGCAACAGAAGCATCACTTGTCACTGGTATGGGAGGGGACTCTGCCCCTTTGCAAGAactgccttcccctcccctctccagtTTCAATTTGCCAAATATTGCAGGAGACTTTATGGTTAATGAAGTGTCTGGAAGTAAGAACTGTCATCCGAGTCAGGCACAACTCTCAGCATTGCTCTCAAACCTCCCTACAACTGACTTTGACAGATTTCTTGATAATTCTAACACAAGTATGTGCATAGACATAAGTCTATCTGACTCTGAAGTTTCACTTAATGCTGAATCTTCCTTTACTTACTCTCCAGGCAAGTCACATGTCCATAAGAAATCACTATCAACTACAGCTTCAGAGCTAACTTTTACCAGTGCCCTTAAAGCTGTCACTACAAAATCTGGTAGTGAGGAGGGAAAGCTACCCTCTGATCATGAATCTCCCTGTAAATTACTGAACCATGAACAACCTGCTTCAGTACAAGAGCTACCCAAGTCTCTTAAAGTTAATTCAGTGTCAGATACTTCAGACAGTCTCCCAACCCAAGAAAGCCTGAATCCAATtatagaaaaaacagaaacaccCTCAGTTAACATTTccaaaacaaatatgaaaatacaaaacaagtcTCAAAgtcaaagaggaaagagaaaagaagtacTTAGGAAAAATGAACTTTTGGTGCAGCAGGTGGCATGTTATAAGTgtcgtttgtgttcctttctgaATCAAGATAAAAATGAGATGGTTATCCATATGAGAGAACATCACAGCCAATACTATTCTGATACTGAGGAATCTGAGGAAGAAGTTGGGCAAAGGGCAACGTCTAAGAAAGTTAAGGTACTGATGCCCCAGAGTGAGTGTGAGCAACCTGAAGGTACAAGTAGTAACCATGAGGCTAAAAGGTCTGTCAGAGTTAACAgggagaacaataaaaaaaacaagacaaaccaAGAGTCTGCTAAAGAAAGAAGCCAcctggtgaaggaagaaaatgaagatgtatCAGGAAAGGTAGGCATGCATATCAAAAGTGAACCAAGAGATGTGGGTGAATTTGAAGGTTGCCTTattgatgaggaggaagaagaaaatgcagGTCTGACCATTGAACTTGGTGAAAGTGTAGGGAATATCACAGGTAGTGAGCAGGAATATGCAGAGGAAGATGATACTAACGACAGCACTGTAACCAGTGAGAGTGTCATCACGACTACAAAAGTTAGTGGCATACAAACCAGCCAGTTTCCAGGTTTGAAAAACAGGATAGGCATCAAgaggaaaaatgccaaaaagtcATCAGATGACACAGCCAGCATTCGCTGTGATGTGAATGGGTGTGGTGTGCGTATGAAGAGTGAAACAAACATAATCTATCATCGCAAATGCCATGTCAACTCCATGCTGCAGTGCCAAGAGTGCCTTTCTACCAAGTTTCAAGGTTGGCGAGACTTAGCTCTTCACCTATGGAGACATCATCTCATTGACATGGAGCTTCATAAGTGTGACAAATGTGACTACAAATCCTACAG CTACAGCAAACTGATGAATGTTCACCACAAGATCCACAGTGATGAGCGCCCATCTCTTTGTGATATTTGTGGTAAACGCTTTAAAACACCAAAGCAGCTTCGCAACCATAAG